One Methylocaldum marinum DNA window includes the following coding sequences:
- a CDS encoding polyphosphate kinase 2 family protein, producing MKIDCAIENYRVSAGLPINLAGWPTDIPPLYSSQKNYKELLDESRARLSELQNILFACNRYSVLLIFQGMDTAGKGGAIKHVMSGVNPQGCQVFCFQQPNNEELDHDFLWRACKRLPERGRIGIFDRSYYEDVLVPRVFQHVLKQQRVPEEFVDPARLWEERYRDIVNLEDYLHRNGTRIVKIFLHLSKAEQRRRFLARIDEPRKNWKLTAADLEVRGHWNDFQAAYAACIGKTGTAFAPWHIVPADDKRNARLIVSKIVVETMEALSLSYPEPNAARLEELREIRRRLELEGD from the coding sequence GTGAAGATTGACTGTGCAATTGAAAACTACCGCGTGAGTGCCGGTCTGCCGATCAACCTTGCCGGTTGGCCGACCGATATACCTCCGCTTTATTCGTCGCAGAAGAACTATAAGGAACTGCTGGATGAATCGAGGGCCAGGCTCAGCGAACTGCAGAACATCCTTTTTGCCTGCAACCGCTATTCTGTTCTGCTGATTTTCCAGGGTATGGATACCGCGGGCAAGGGCGGAGCGATCAAGCACGTTATGTCAGGGGTCAATCCTCAGGGCTGTCAGGTCTTCTGCTTCCAGCAGCCCAACAACGAGGAACTCGATCACGATTTCCTTTGGCGCGCCTGCAAGCGCTTGCCGGAAAGGGGACGAATCGGCATTTTCGACCGCTCTTACTATGAGGACGTCTTGGTTCCGCGTGTCTTTCAGCACGTGTTGAAGCAACAGCGTGTGCCGGAGGAATTCGTTGACCCCGCGCGGCTTTGGGAAGAGCGTTACCGCGACATCGTGAACCTGGAAGACTATCTGCATCGCAACGGCACGCGAATCGTCAAGATCTTTCTCCATCTGTCCAAGGCGGAACAACGGCGACGATTTCTCGCGCGCATAGACGAACCCCGCAAGAACTGGAAACTGACTGCCGCGGACCTCGAGGTTCGCGGGCATTGGAATGATTTTCAGGCCGCTTACGCGGCCTGTATCGGTAAGACCGGTACGGCGTTCGCGCCCTGGCATATCGTTCCTGCCGACGACAAGCGCAATGCGCGGCTAATCGTTTCCAAGATCGTCGTCGAAACCATGGAAGCCTTGAGCCTGAGTTATCCCGAGCCGAACGCGGCGCGTCTCGAGGAATTGCGGGAGATAAGGCGCCGCTTGGAGCTTGAGGGAGATTAA